In the Corvus cornix cornix isolate S_Up_H32 chromosome 18, ASM73873v5, whole genome shotgun sequence genome, one interval contains:
- the PPP1R27 gene encoding protein phosphatase 1 regulatory subunit 27 translates to MPLCLKAPVSMRDYCPLSVPRYGRYTPRLRASRTVHFPNDVVFQDHIKQGDLEQVGRFIRARKVTLDTIYPSGMAALHEAVLTGNLDCVKLLVKYGADIHQRDENGWTPLHMACSDGYADIARYLLSLGASLEATTDDGEKPSDLIDPEYEDLVQLFGATALR, encoded by the exons ATGCCGCTGTGCCTGAAGGCTCCTGTGAGCATGAGGGACTATTGCCCCTTGTCGGTGCCCCGGTACGGCCGGTACACCCCGCGTCTGAGGGCCTCACGCACTGTGCACTTCCCCAACGACGTCGTCTTTCAGGACCACATCAAACAGGGGGACCTGGAGCAGGTGGGCAGGTTCATACGAGCCAGGAAGGTGACACTGGACACCATCTACCCTTCTG GCATGGCAGCCCTCCATGAAGCCGTGCTGACGGGAAACCTGGACTGCGTCAAGCTCCTGGTGAAATACGGCGCTGACATCCACCAGAGAGATGAGAACGGGTGGACACCCCTGCACATGGCCTGCAGCGACGGCTATGCTGACATAGCCAG GTACCTCCTGTCCCTTGGGGCCAGCCTGGAGGCCACCACTGATGATGGGGAGAAACCCTCGGACCTCATCGACCCCGAATACGAGGACCTGGTGCAGCTCTTCGGAGCCACGGCGCTGCGCTGA
- the MCRIP1 gene encoding mapk-regulated corepressor-interacting protein 1, which yields MASSPVSRVVYNGKRSGGPRSPGAGSEIFTPAHEENVRFIYEAWQCVERDLRSQMGSERGLVEEYVEKMPNPSLKAFKPVDLGDLKRRNTQDAKKS from the exons ATGGCCAG CTCCCCCGTGTCCCGAGTGGTGTACAACGGAAAGCGCAGCGGCGGCCCGCGCTCCCCCGGTGCCGGCAGCGAGATCTTCACGCCGGCCCACGAGGAGAACGTGCGCTTCATCTACGAGG cctggcagtgcGTGGAGCGCGACCTGCGCAGCCAGATGGGCTCCGAGCGCGGCCTCGTCGAGGAGTACGTGGAGAAGATGCCGAACCCCAGTCTGAAAG CGTTTAAACCCGTCGACCTGGGTGATCTGAAGAGAAGGAACACACAGGATGCAAAGAAGTCCTAA